In Papaver somniferum cultivar HN1 chromosome 9, ASM357369v1, whole genome shotgun sequence, the genomic stretch GAAAATATTGTAAGTGCGACAAGGTATTATTAGATCAATTCCATCACGAAATTTCGGTGCAGGTATTATCCATAACTTTATTCCGTGCAGATACTATCCACACATTTGTTTCACTGCAAATTTTTACACACATCAACATGAAACCTAACACTGATACATATGAGCTTAAACATATGTATATGCACAACAAGTACCAATTAAACAACAAGTACAAATGAACTAAATTTCATTGTGTGAAGACATTATTCACACCATTTTTTGGTGCAGATACTAGTCACACAAATATTTTTCTACAGAAATATAGGCATATCAACATGGAAGCTAGGAGCATAAACATAGAGAATTGAGTGCATCACTTGAGTGCTTTTTTACTGGGTGCTACAATTACAGTTCCCAGAGTAATTGAGTGcatgtgaaagaaaatattgTAAGTGCAACAAGAAATTTTTAGATTAATTCCATCACATGAACCATCCCTTGATAATATTATCTTACCCAAAAGCCTAAGATAATTACCTGGTTCGACTTTGAAAGTTGCATAACAGATGTCATCGGGAACAAACATGTTGTTGTATTAGTATGGTCCCTTTCCTTTTCAGAACATTGTCAGGCGTCCCTAGGTGCTTTCCATCATTAAGGCTCCTCCTTAGAGACTGAAATCCATAGAAAACACAAACATTAGACACCGCGTGTTGAACAACAAATATTACATCAATGGTTCATTACTTTAAATAGAGAAAATGTGAACAAATAGCCCAAACACACGTGACTTATGGTTCCTGATATACTATTATCAATTACCAATAACCATAGTGATATCACCATAAGAAAAATCCAGACATGCCAATCTTTACACACAAATACATCCATAATCCGCTAACAATACTAAAACGCCTAATTGTATCTAGTcactttgataaaaaaaaaattcattagttCAACTCTCTATTGGAACCACCCTCAAGTTTCTAGTCCACATTTCAATCCTAAGTAGTTATGCTGAAGCGACGACTCGTAAAACAGTTTTAAAAGAGCAACACATATTAATAATTCTTTCTAGGATATGTCCACAAATATTTATTGTGCAGGATATATCCACACTTTTGATTTTTGTAGAAAAATACCTAAAGTTGAAGGAAAAATCCACAAGAAGAGATAACAAAAGCATTTAGTACCTTATTTTTCATCGGCTTCCATTTCTTTGTAGGATATATTCACAAACACCAATTTCTTCATCGGCTTCCATTTCTATGCCAATTTGTTTAGTTGCTTCTCTGTAACTAATACATATCTGTGTAAGTATTTTCCTCGAGCAACAAAATTGTTGGATCAGGTTAATACCTTTACAGAAATCTACTTACCAATTGCATAAAGGAACAAAATAAACTACATGATGATTAATAATTTTTGTGAATAGTATGAACAATGAAGTAGTTTCCAAGGACCACCACTAATCTGAAAAAAATTAGATGAAAGCATAAAGTAACTAGTAGTGAaagtaccaattttttttttaaaagtacaATTAACAAAAATTAGATTCTTTGAAGATATTATACACACTATTTTTAGGGAGACATTATTCCACAGAAGTTGGAAGAGCAACTGCATTATTGGCCTCTTTTTCATGTGCGACAGTATGGGTTGAGAAATGGGATGAGATAAGCATGGAGTACCGTGGGACTAATGCACTGAAACGTGATCTTGTCAGGTAGCTTGTAATGATAAGCTCTTTAATACCCTATATTTAAACATCATTTTTAGTATATATCAACTCATACTGTATTAATAATAAGTAATTATAATTGACTTCTGCAGGTCAGGAAAACTGACTCTAGTCGGAGTGATCAAGGAAAGAATGAGTTCTCTTTCACGTTATTATTTGAATATTACGTACAGGCTTTATGTACTAAAGAATTTGCATGCAGGCTTTATGCACAGTCGAATTTACTAGTAAATATGAAACTTATTATCATGCTATACAAACTGTATGAAAATGCTTGAGTATGCATTAAACTGAATTTTCTGATATTTTCTGCACAAAATGAATTTGTAGACAGTGTGTCGTATCCAGGtattgttcatgattttcttttATTCTTCGTGGTCGTCGTTTTCATATATAGAGATGTTGGCCAGTTCGAGTTGTTGTTTTATGGATTTGTGATAATGAGGTGATGAAGATGTAAAATGTGGTGATTGTTGTTGCTGAGATTAATTAGATTATTGAAGCAATTGTGGTGATTTGTGATACTTTCTGAAGGtatatatgattttgattttgtgaaGAGATTANNNNNNNNNNAAATTTCGGTGCAGGTATTATCCATAACTTTATTCCGTGCAGATACTATCCACACATTTGTTTCACTGCAAATTTTTACACACATCAACATGAAACCTAACACTGATACATATGAGCTTAAACATATGTATATGCACAACAAGTACCAATTAAACAACAAGTACAAATGAACTAAATTTCATTGTGTGAAGACATTATTCACACCATTTTTTGGTGCAGATACTAGTCACACAAATATTTTTCTACANNNNNNNNNNGATAATGAGGTGATGAAGATGTAAAATGTGGTGATTGTTGTTGCTGAGATTAATTAGATTATTGAAGCAATTGTGGTGATTTGTGATACTTTCTGAAGGtatatatgattttgattttgtgaaGAGATTATTTACACGTTTCTTTTGTGTATATACTATTCACACAACTAATTTTTTGCAAAACAGATAGACATATCAACATAAACATGCATACGAAGATATGAGCTTAAACATGCATACCTCATGATTCGGCGTATCCATGTCTTTCAATAATTGAAGACATAAGCAAAGAATTTTCTTTGAAGTACTTCCATTATcgattaaaattaactaaaattcATTATGTGAAGACATTAATATTCTTTGAAGTACTTCCATTATAGGTAGTATGCACAGTTTTTTTCCTGTGGAGGAAATATACACACTTCTTCCTGTGGAGGAAATATACACACTTCTGATGttattttgtatttcttttttgatttttttttgttgtttaattATAGTGTGCTTCGTTCGCCACGAAAACTTGTAAATGGAGATTTTGTTTTTGGCTCATGTTTTTTTAGAATGTTAGTAACTGATGAgtcctttttattttttgtaggtACAATATACACACTGTATACGATTTCATTGATCCTGGTTTTACAACTGAATGTTATCGTAATATCTATTCACATCCAATTGCTCTTATTCTAGATTTCAAGAAACCGAATGAATTTTGATGAAAACACTAAGGTAAGTGCTCCTTCTGTTGTTAAAGGACTTGAAGACAGAAAAAAATTTGGTATATACCTCGTTCTGAGAAGCCAAGGAAGAAATGGATGTGCGGTAACTGCAGAAAGCTAACTTTTCACAACAAGAGAACCTGTCCAGATCCTCCTGGTGAAGCTCCAATCACAACTGGTTAAAGAAGAGAGGACATGGATTGGGGAAATACTTTGGCTTATATagtttttttattgttttaaaaatgttaaatttagcTTTTTACACATTTTTTTTCATGTTACTTTTTTGTTTACTTCAGAAGAAATAATCTTTTTTTAGACTGCATTGGTTTTTACGTCAAGGTACTATGTGAAGAAATTATTCACAGAGTTTTTATGTGCAGGGTTCATGCACAACTTTATTCTTTTCTATTTTAAATAGTTATCGAAACTATTgggatcaaaaataaaaattgaacatAACATCTTAAACAAAGTTGAAATGTATCTACAACTCTTTTTAAAATCAACTCTTTTTAACTTGCTTATATTATGTGCATAAATTTACTCTGTGAAGAATTTATCCACACGTTTTATTCTTTGCAGTAACTATTCACACATTTGTTTCTCTGCAGATTTTTCACATATAAACATGAAATTTAACACAAATCTACATGACCTAAAACACATGTATCTGCACAACAAGTACCAATTAAACAACAAGTACAAATTACCTAAAATTTATTCTGTGAAGATATTACTCACACCATTTTTTTGTGTAGATAATATTCACACAAAGATGTTTTTATGTGCAACTTTTATACACTTGTGTTTTTATGTACAGGTTTTATACAAATTCGaactttatttcttttatttttgcttCTTTGAAGCACTTCAAAAAACTTTGTGAAAGCTTCATCAATTTTGTCCCAAGTTGCTGAAGTGTAGTCATTTTCCATTGTCATCAAAGGGAGACTCTTTAAGTACCTCCATTTGTCATAAAAGGGAGACTCTTTAAGTACCTCCATTTGTTCAACATTCAATTTCAGCTCTTGTTCTTTCATAGCATTCGCGAGAGCAGTCAAAGCAGACAAACCCGCTCTGTATGGCAAATCCCCAGAATAAACTACAAAAACAATGAGAAAAATTATTCAAATTTTAATACCTTTATAAGAGAAAAATTTAGTCAAAGAGAAATTTCATAACAACATTTTTAGTACCTTTCTTAGATGGTCCCAGCatttttattagattttttagATGGTACGACATTTTTTTTTACGTTACCTATCTTACATTTCTTCTTCTTAGAGTTACCTTCAGAAACTTCGTCAAAATGAAACATAATATTAGTATATATGTTGCGTGAAACCGTACCAACAGACCGTTGGTAAAACCATTAATGTATATCCACAGATATAATCCCATCAACATTCAGTTCTTAGTGAAAAATTCTTCCTATATTGATGGTAATATACCACCAATTCGAACAGTAGAAAAAGTGCAAACTCTTACATACACACCAAGGTATCAATGTGAATAGTACCTGCActcatataaacctaaaaattctggAAACCATAGAGCTATGGATGAAGAATTTAAACAGTTTTAGAATTGTTCCTTATATGCATTCTCTCGATGCAGCTTTTTATGAGTGAAAACTGTATAGGGCTGAGTTAATgaataatgtttttattttttggaaaattaaGCATTCACGGTTAAGATAAAACAACTTAACATCAAATAGTACATAGTCGAGTTACACTAACATATATGGGAAGAGATAATGGCTAGTTTATCCCATTCTAACATATATGGGTAGAGATAATAGTTAGTTTAGTACATAGTCGAGTTACAAATTAACTAAGTTTCATTGTGTGAAGATATTATTCACACCATTTTTTGGTGCAGATACTATTCACACAAATATTTTTCTGTAGAAATATAGGCATATCAACATGAAAGGCAGGAGCATAAACATAGAAAATTGAGTGCATTACTTGAGTGCTTTTCTAGTGGGCACTAAAGTTACAGTTCCCAGAGTAAATGAGTGCATGTGCAAGAAAATATTGTAAGTGCGACAAGGTATTTTTAGATCAATTCCAtcacaaaatttcggtgcagGTATTATCCATAACTTTATTCCGTGCAGATACTATCCACACATTTGTTTCACTGCAAATTTTTACACACATCAACATGAAACCTAACACTGATACATATGAGCTTAAACATATGTATATGCACAACAAGTACCAATTAAACAACAAGTACAAATGAACTAAATTTCATTGTGTGAAGACATTATTCACACCATTTTTTGGTGCAGATACTAGTCACACAAATATTTTTCTACATAAATATAGGCATATCAACATGGAAGCTAGGAGCATAAACATAGAGAATTGAGTGCATAACTTGAGTGCTTTTCTAGTGGGTGCTACAATTACAGTTCCCAGAGTAATTGAGTGcatgtgaaagaaaatattgTAAGTGCAACAAGAAATTTTTAGATTAATTCCATCACATTAACCATCCCTGGATAATATTATTCAGTTATGAGTGCGGTTACCCAAGAGCCTAAGATAATTACCTGGTTCGACTTTGAAAGTTGCATAACAGATGTCATCGGGAACAAACATGTTGTTGTATTAGTATGGTCCCTTTCCATTAATCAGAACACCATCAGGCGTCCCTAGGTGCTTTCCATCATTAAGGCTCCTCCTTAGAGACTGAAATCCATAGAAAACACAAACTTTAGACACCGCATGTTGAACAACAAATATTGCATCAATGGTTCATTACTTTAAATAGAGAAAATGTGAACAAATAGCCCATACACACGTGACTTATGGTTCCTGATACACTATTATCAATTACCAATAACCATAGTGATATCACCATAAGAAAAATCCAGACATGCCAATCTTTACACACAAATACATTCATAATCAACTAACAATATTAAAACGCCTAATTGTATCTAGTCACTTTGATCAAAGAAAAATTCATTAGTTCAACTCTCTATTGGAACCACCCTCAAGTTTCTAGTCCACCTTTCAATCCTCAGTAGTTATGCTGAAGCGACGACTCGTAAAACAGTTTTTAAAAGAGCAACACATATTAATAATTCTGTCTAGGATATGTCCACAAATATTTATTGTGCAGGATATATCCACACTTTTGATTTTTGTAGAAAAATACCTAAAGTTGAAGGAAAAATCCACAAGAAGAGATAACAAAAGCATTTAGTACCTTATTCTTCATCGGCTTCCATTTCTTTGTAGGATATATTCACAAACACCAATTTCTTCATCGACTTCCATTTCTATGCCAATTTGTCTAGTTGCTTCTCTGTAACTAATACATATATGTGCAAGTATTGTCCTCGAGTAACAAAATTGTTGGATCAGGTTAATACCTTTACAGAAATCTACTCACCAATTGCATAAAGGAACAAAATAAACTACATGATGATTAATAATTTTTGTGAATAGTATGAACAATGAAGTAGTTTCCAAGGACCACCACTAATCTGAAAAAAATTAGATGAAAGCATAAAGTAACTAGTAGTGAAAGTACCAATTTTTTAAGAAAAGTACAATTAACAAAAATTAGATTCTTTGAAGATATTATACACACAATTTTTAGGGAGACATTATTCACACTTTTTTCCCTACAAGAACATACGCATATCAACATGAAACCTTGCAAAGATTTTAGAATTTGTTACTTCACCAGAGCCTGAACAAATGTGAAACAATCAAAACTATAAATTTGTGCAGGATATATCACCAGTTCCTTCCTTTTTGCAGGATGTATTCACAAGAAGATCATATCTTAAAAATAAACATTAAATCATGTTACGGAGCAACATATGAAATCCAGAAACACTATACAAACCACTCATCAAAATTTCAGATCTACCGTATTAGTTCAAAAATAGATTAATTTTAATACCTTTCTTAGATGGTCCAACAACCAAATcaacttctttattttttttgccagTGCCCTTCTTAGACTTCTTACTTTTGGGTCTAACTTCTACCGAAACAAATACGACTCTAGCATGTCGCTCTGATATCTAATGAAAATGTGGAGTAGGGAAAATAAAAACATATATGTTGAAGAAACGACTGATAAACGACTTTACTACCTTCTTCATCATCAGATTCAATTTGTTCCTTACGTTTAACATATTTCTTTATACTAACGGCTCATACAAAAACAAATACAGATTGTAAGTAACAGTAATTATTGAAAGAACATTAAAGCACAACTTTATTCTATGCAGACTATCTAGCTACACATAGAATAAAGTTAAATATTGTTTACTAGTGTTACTTAAACATGAAATATACAAATACCAACAATCTAAACAAACATATGAGCCTTTTAAAAGATATCTATCTACACAACAAGTACCGATTGAAAAACAAGTACAATTAACAAAAAAATGATTTTGTGAAGATTTTATACACACTATTTTTATGGAGACATTATTCACACATTTCCCCCCCTAAAGGAACATACACATATCAACAtgaaaccttgcaaaaatatctaaaaaatcaattttgaagaTATAAATTTTGCAGAAATACAAATCAGCAAAAACTGATaccttttcttgttctttttagttGATTTTTAGATGATTCAATTTTTTCTTCATCTGATTCAGTTTCTACTTCAATTTCTTCGCTAAATTTTACACGTTTGTTGTTGATAGGTTTTGACTTTTCTGCtacaaaatcaaattcatttttaGTTTGTGCAAAAATTATTAACTAAAATGAATTATGCACAACCAAAAGGtataaatcaaacagaaattatacCTTTCGTTTTCCATTTATGAATTGATTTAATGCTTCTTGTACTTCTTAATCAGATGATTCAATTACTTTCTTATTTTTTCTAGGTTTTATCTTTCACATTTAAAACTTCAGATCTACAGAGATATAATTGATGATTATGATTCAATTTGACGATAAAAGAAATTACGACGAAGGAATGGGACGATGAAGAAATCTCAGATTTACTGTTTCTCTGAGAGTTTGTGGTGGAGAAGTTGGGATATAATAATTGGTAACGGGtgaatttcttattttatgcaaGGTTATAATGGTAATCTATCTTATAGTATTATACTAAGGCCTTCAGGACAATTTACATATTTATTTAAATGACCTTCGGGTCAAGAGAATAAGACCGATAATATAAGAATAATTTACTCAATAATACTAGCGTTTTCtcaataattattttatttctttatatattatatatatatatcttttatGGTCATTTAGTGGTCTTATATTCTTTCTCTGTTCTTTTTTTCCTCTCTGtccctcttcttctcttcttccattCCATGGCTTCTCAGGTCATCAGAAACGCTTTTCGAAGGCAACAGATCTCCAAATCATTCGTGAAAAACCCTAATGTAACTAGGATTCTGACATCTCCTTTCACAACATCAtccgattcttcttcttcatctgacgATTCTACTCCTCCAAGTTTTCCGATTACAGCTACTTTATTCCCTGGTGATGGAATCGGACCTGAAATTGCGGAGTCTGTAAAGAAGGTTTGGTCCTAATCTTACCCTATTATATGTATTTCAgaattatgcatcagttttttcaTCGAAACTATGGCAATATTGAATTAGTCAATTGTAGGGTTTGTTTACTTATAtctttaaaaaaatcaaaattctgtAAAATCTTTATGATTGATTAGGAATTTCGATTAGGTTTAGCCGTTTAGGTCTCTGGTTTAAGTAGCTTAAATGAGACGGTACAATATTTAGATTGAAAAGATTGTGTTAGATTAATTCAAAGCATTTTGTTAATGTAAATACGTTGTTTGGTCGAGAGCTCAAAATTGGTGCAGGAATTCTTTACTGGGTAAGGAATCGGTTTTTGGTTCATAGCCCAAAGAAAAGTGACCATTGTAAGCATTTGCTTGTTCAGTGTATTATGGATGGATCATTTTGATGGTGCCGATGGAGATTTAAAGATTGTCTAGTAGGGGCTACACTCTTAAAAGTTTGGTAGATTCTCACTATTGTAGAAGTGAACGATGACCTTTATTTGAGTTTAGTATACATTTTTATGGTTTTCAGTACCTTGCTTAGTATAcgtttttatggtttttagtaCCTTCTTTTTTGTGAAAGATATCTTACATTTGATAAGCATTATTGGTGGTTCAAAATCTAGTAATAGAGTTATATTGATCGATGCTGTAGCTTCTTTGAACAGTCatgaatattttattttggtctaACTGATGCCGTTTCGTTGGTGCAGGTGCTTACTACAGCTGATGTACCTATAGAATGGGAGGAACATTTTGTAGGGCAAACGGTAGACCCAAGGACACAGAGTTTTCTCACGTGGGAAAGTTTGGAATCAGTACGTAGAAATAAAGTGGGTCTGAAAGGTCCAATGGCCACCCCAATTGGGAAAGGTCACAGGTCTTTGAACCTTACACTGAGGAAAGAACTTGGTCTTTATGCTAATGTTAGACCTTGTTACAGTCTACCTGGATATAAAACCCGTTATGATGACGTCAATCTTGTCACCATTCGGGAAAACACAGAAGGCGAATACTCCGGCTTGGAGCATCAAGTAAGTTTTTCACAACCATTTTTCCGCAATGCCTTTCTTTTTCTCCCTTTTGTGTGTTTTGGGATCTTTCAACCCAAACCATCTCAATGCTGGAATTTCATTTTCTAGGTCGTCAGAGGTGTAGTTGAAAGTCTCAAGATTATTACTCGACAAGCAAGTCTTAGGGTGGCAGAATATGCCTTCCTATATGCGAAGACGCACGGACGCAAAAGGGTCTCGGCAATTCATAAAGCCAACATTATGAGGAAGACCGATGGTCTTTTCCTTGAGGTATCTTAATATAGATCAAACTCCATCTTCCAAACTGTCTTAATGTTTCTTTACATATCTGTGTAATGAGTTTTAACTTTCACCTGCAGTGTTGTCGTGAGGTTGCAAAGAAGTATCCTGAGATAGTTTACGAGGAAGTCATCATTGATAATTGCTGTATGATGGTGTGTTAACATCTGCTAATTTCCTAACTCTTTACTTGTTTAAGGTGGTTAGATATCAGACCTGCGAGCTTTGTGACACAGGATACtgtttttaatttttatgttgaATATAAATAATGAAAGAAAATCTTCTTAAAACATTGAATGCTCCCAAGGTTGAGAATACTAATTCTCACATCAGTGTCTCATTCAGCGTGATATTATCTCTTACATTTAGCTATAATGTAGTTGTAGGTCTGATGTGTTATTGATCCAGCGCACTGATGTTTGCATCTTAACAGCTTGTTAAAAATCCTGcactctttgatgtacttgtaATGCCTAATCTCTACGGAGATATCATCAGTGATCTTTGTGCCGGTTTGGTTGGTGGCTTAGGGTTAACTCCCAGGTATTTTAATCTTCTTGGTGCTTCATTTTACATATTTGCGGACCATTTGGTACCATTTTAAATATCTAATCTCTGTTCGCCCTTCATCTAGCTGTAACATTGGTGAGCACGGCATAGCCCTTGCTGAGGCAGTGCATGGTTCAGCGCCTGATATTGCTGGAATGGTAAGCAACAATTCAAAGTTATCTCTTGTAATACCACATACTTTCGTCATGCATATAACGAACTTGCGTAACATCTAGGTTCCGTACTTTCTGTTCTTCAGCAAACTGAAGCATTCATTTCTAGCACGATTTTGAACCTTGTATAGAATCATTAGCCAGAGCAAGAAAGTCCGCTTCACTGGCTTGAGTGTAGAATCATTAGAAACCATTTTCTCTTACGATATTTTGTCAAGACTTCCTCTTTTTCACGTTCAAGCTTTACAAAAAGGATTGTGTTCACCTACTTCCCACTTGCTGAAATAGGAAAACTGAGCATTTACCCGTGCATTGCATGTTGGTGCTTGGTCAAAGTACATTTGCTTCTTCTGTGAGCTATCATTTTATTCCTCTtcctttttttaatattatttattaatttatttcaGAATATGGCAAACCCAACAGCTCTTTTACTGAGTGCGGTTATGATGCTAAAGCATTTGAAACTTACGGACAAAGCTGATATGATTCATGCTGCCATCATCAAGACCATAGCAGATGGGAAGTACCGAACAGCTGATCTTGGTGGCTCTTCATCAACGACAGATTTTACAAAAGCCATTTGTGGCAACTTGAATTTCTAATCTTAAAAAGTTGAGATTAGTATGCAGATTATACGAGTGACATTGTAGATCATCTCCAAATAAATTGGCCTCCACCCACTGCcacaatacattttttttttcttcttttcacttTTAAAGTTAATAGAGGGTCAGGTGGGATTTGAACCTGCGACCAAGTGTTGGTTCCGGCAATGTGCAGTCCTACAAAAGAACATGCCGCCCAATCTTTGACACAAGGGTTGAACCTGTAACCTCGTATTTCTTTCTCACCTCAGTGTTTTGCCGCTGCTTTGAGTAATTTTCTACTTAACATTGTTTTTTCTATTGAAACTTTAAGCTGAATGAGAATTTTTAAAGATTTTGGTTTGAGTGATATAGTTGCTGCCTCGAAAGATTTTCTActattatttatatttattttctgATTAATTTACTTTGAGACAGCTGAGAAGCGAATACTTTTCAGGAAGGGATCACTAATGGTCAATGTAGAGCTTCCAGGTTCATACCAGACGTGGTAGTAATATGCAACTGAGAATCTTCGGTATTTATTTTGCTCGTAATAAGAAACTTTTTTGGCACGTATAAACCAAACCGATGACAAGGCAGGGCGTTCTCATGCCCCCACTGGAAGGGTACAATTTTCTGAAATAACTTCTCTTATAATGAATATCACAAAATGTTCGAACTACACTATGACCTAAATCCTACATATGATGAGGCAACCAGCATCCTCAGTAAAGTTCACCATTTCTGTTTCGTTGCAACAGGTTATGTTAGAAAGTACAAGTAAATACGTACAAGACTACCAACAGGAAGAAAAAAAGTAGGGTACCCTCTGACGGGTTAATGCTGTAGGCCCTTGTGGCGAAGGCCACAAGTTAACCTTTTTCTTTTCCAAAGGTCTATCCATCAATTGGCGACCGCATTTTCTAGCTATGCACAAGTTCTGCATCATTCAATCAAGTTCTGGCAATGGCACTTTCCAAAAGTTCCATGAGTTGTAATCTTCCTGTAATAATAAGACATTAGGAGTAGCTTTCAACCATGGTAAAATTGCCACGCCAGTCTACTCTCAAAATGACATTTTGAGTTCATTTGTATGGAGCTAACAAACAAAGAAACTATGAGTGCATTACCTGCTCCACGAGTGAAGTAGGTGGGAACATGTCATCAACCAGTGTGTGCAGGGAGGTATATGATTTAACATTTATCCGATGACTAATGGCCACCTCACCCTGCCAATTTACAGAGAAACAATAATCTAAATGGATCTTTTATTTATATTAGTGGACAACAACATGAAGCACAGATGAGAAGTACCTTAGGATTGATGATAAATATTTTGCCTTCCGGAATTCCAATATTCATATAACTGACCTTGTCAGTGTCTCTGTTCCCAAAACCAGCATAGAATGGATTGTAACCTTTAGGGAAGAGGGCCTTAATATCCTGTTGACATAAAGCATAGAATGACAGACGCTAAGAGATGCCAAGAGGGATAAATCAACGACCATTAAGAGCAACTAGAGTAGCACAATTTCATTAGAATGCAGAGTTCAATTAACTCAAAAAACTTACATTCAGACAGGCAATTTTGAATTCGTGAGGTGCCCTTCTAATGACTGCCATTAAACAACAAAATTGTTTTTAATCAGAAACGAAAAGCACAAATTTATTTCATATAACAACACCGTGAGGTATTTTTATGATATGAACTTGATGCCAAAGACACCAACAACCCTACAGAAATGTTCCAGAACTGAATACCAGTTTCCAACACAAACCTACATCATGCTCCTCGTGACACATATTTGATTTGTTCCAGCGTAAAATGTTACTTTTAACTAGACCTCACCTTCTCTGAACAACGAAGGGAACAGTCCGTCGGGTGAAATGACAACAGGCCCACTAGGTAAAGCTTTTCCATCCTGAGATCAAGAAATTAGTTATGAACGCTTCAAAACAGacttttttgaagcataaatatAATTAAGAAACTTAATATGCGCGATGAAATGAGAAAAACAAGAAAGGATCACATCATGATACCTGTTTAAGATTTAGAAGGAAACTCCTGGTCAGATATGCCTGAACAATTGCACGTGCACTCAAGAAAAGTAGCTGATAACCATTTTCCTGCAGTTACCACCATACAAATAGTAATGTGCATTGCCCAGaagagaaacaaaacaaaatcacaaAGTGCACTTGTTCTTAATGAATGATTTCTTATGCATATGCTTACTGTCAAAAGAATTACACTCATCCACTTTAGAATAGACTATTGGAAAGGGTTCTCCATGACA encodes the following:
- the LOC113309715 gene encoding isocitrate dehydrogenase [NAD] catalytic subunit 5, mitochondrial-like translates to MASQVIRNAFRRQQISKSFVKNPNVTRILTSPFTTSSDSSSSSDDSTPPSFPITATLFPGDGIGPEIAESVKKVLTTADVPIEWEEHFVGQTVDPRTQSFLTWESLESVRRNKVGLKGPMATPIGKGHRSLNLTLRKELGLYANVRPCYSLPGYKTRYDDVNLVTIRENTEGEYSGLEHQVVRGVVESLKIITRQASLRVAEYAFLYAKTHGRKRVSAIHKANIMRKTDGLFLECCREVAKKYPEIVYEEVIIDNCCMMLVKNPALFDVLVMPNLYGDIISDLCAGLVGGLGLTPSCNIGEHGIALAEAVHGSAPDIAGMNMANPTALLLSAVMMLKHLKLTDKADMIHAAIIKTIADGKYRTADLGGSSSTTDFTKAICGNLNF